The following coding sequences lie in one Ctenopharyngodon idella isolate HZGC_01 chromosome 11, HZGC01, whole genome shotgun sequence genomic window:
- the mcrs1 gene encoding microspherule protein 1 isoform X2, with amino-acid sequence MEKAGGASVGPMVSQSRSEDEESSAVKRTTAQAFSGAGMIPKRRSSSRSIKRKKFDDELVESSLAKSTSRVKGQPVIEPIRCPGSDLASSDKKKGLKSGSALTPPLTMVITPSSMSKRMKKNKQPLQITKDLGRWKPTDDLLLINAVLQTTDLTSVHLGVKFSCRFTLREIQERWYALLYDPVISKLAWQAMRQLHPEAIAAIQSKALFSQAEEALLAKITSSSQPKLEVFQDLLNKHPNVFYPSRTAKNLLVHWQLLKQYYLLEDQSVQPLPKGEQVLNFSDAEQVVDDAKLKDSRDEVLEHELMLADRHQKREIRQLEQELPRWQVLVDSITGMNSPDFDNQTLAALRGRMVRYLMRSREITLGRATKDKQIDVDLSLEGPAWKISRKQGIIKLKNNGDFFIANEGRRPIYIDGRPVLSGNKWKLNNNSVMEIAGLRFVFLINQELISLIKAEAAKMNQP; translated from the exons ATGGAGAAAG CTGGAGGAGCGTCAGTCGGGCCCATGGTTTCACAGAGCAGGTCTGAGGACGAGGAGTCCAGTGCTGTGAAAAGAACCACTGCTCAGGCCTTCAGTGGAGCGGGAATGATCCCCAAACGCAGGAGCTCCTCCAG ATCAATAAAGAGGAAGAAGTTTGATGATGAACTGGTTGAGAGTAGCCTCGCGAAATCTACCAGTCGGGTCAAAGGTCAGCCGGTCATTGAGCCAATCAGATGCCCTGGGAGTGACCTCGCATCCAGTGACAAGAAGAAG GGTTTAAAGTCCGGAAGCGCTCTTACGCCCCCTCTTACCATGGTGATCACTCCTTCATCAATGTCCAAACGAATGAAGAAAAACAAGCAGCCGTTACAGATAACCAAAGACCTGGGCCGCTGGAAACCCACGGATGACCTGCTGCTCATCAATGCTGTCCTACAG ACTACAGATCTTACGTCAGTTCATCTGGGGGTGAAATTCAGCTGTCGCTTCACACTGCGGGAGATTCAGGAGCGCTGGTACGCTCTGCTGTATGACCCTGTCATATCAAA GTTGGCGTGGCAGGCCATGAGACAGCTGCATCCAGAGGCGATTGCTGCTATTCAGAGTAAAGCTCTCTTCAGCCAGGCAGAAGAAGCCCTGCTCGCCAAGATCACCTCT AGCAGTCAGCCTAAGCTGGAGGTTTTTCAGGATCTGCTGAACAAGCACCCAAATGTGTTTTACCCATCCCGCACTGCTAAAAATCTGCTGGTGCACTGGCAGCTGCTCAAGCAGTATTATTTACTGGAGGATCAGAGTG TTCAACCTCTGCCTAAAGGAGAGCAAGTGCTGAACTTCTCTGATGCTGAGCAGGTGGTTGATGATGCCAAACTCAA GGACAGCAGAGATGAAGTCCTGGAGCATG AGCTGATGCTTGCAGACAGACATCAGAAGCGTGAGATCAGACAGCTGGAGCAGGAGCTTCCTCGTTGGCAGGTGTTAGTGGACAGTATCACAG GCATGAATTCACCAGACTTTGATAATCAGACGCTGGCAGCTTTACGTGGACGAATGGTCAGATATCTGATGAGATCTAGAGAG ATCACACTTGGTCGTGCTACTAAAGACAAGCAGATTGACGTAGATCTGTCTTTGGAGGGACCTGCATGGAAGATCTCCAGAAAACAAG GGAtcattaaactgaaaaataatggAGATTTTTTCATCGCTAACGAAGGCCGGAGACCCATTTACATTGATGGACGACCAGTTTTATCTGGAAACAAGTGGAAACTCAATAACAACTCTGTTATGGAG
- the mcrs1 gene encoding microspherule protein 1 isoform X1, whose product MEKDVKAGVPSAVAGGASVGPMVSQSRSEDEESSAVKRTTAQAFSGAGMIPKRRSSSRSIKRKKFDDELVESSLAKSTSRVKGQPVIEPIRCPGSDLASSDKKKGLKSGSALTPPLTMVITPSSMSKRMKKNKQPLQITKDLGRWKPTDDLLLINAVLQTTDLTSVHLGVKFSCRFTLREIQERWYALLYDPVISKLAWQAMRQLHPEAIAAIQSKALFSQAEEALLAKITSSSQPKLEVFQDLLNKHPNVFYPSRTAKNLLVHWQLLKQYYLLEDQSVQPLPKGEQVLNFSDAEQVVDDAKLKDSRDEVLEHELMLADRHQKREIRQLEQELPRWQVLVDSITGMNSPDFDNQTLAALRGRMVRYLMRSREITLGRATKDKQIDVDLSLEGPAWKISRKQGIIKLKNNGDFFIANEGRRPIYIDGRPVLSGNKWKLNNNSVMEIAGLRFVFLINQELISLIKAEAAKMNQP is encoded by the exons ATGGAGAAAG ACGTAAAGGCGGGTGTCCCCTCTGCCGTAGCTGGAGGAGCGTCAGTCGGGCCCATGGTTTCACAGAGCAGGTCTGAGGACGAGGAGTCCAGTGCTGTGAAAAGAACCACTGCTCAGGCCTTCAGTGGAGCGGGAATGATCCCCAAACGCAGGAGCTCCTCCAG ATCAATAAAGAGGAAGAAGTTTGATGATGAACTGGTTGAGAGTAGCCTCGCGAAATCTACCAGTCGGGTCAAAGGTCAGCCGGTCATTGAGCCAATCAGATGCCCTGGGAGTGACCTCGCATCCAGTGACAAGAAGAAG GGTTTAAAGTCCGGAAGCGCTCTTACGCCCCCTCTTACCATGGTGATCACTCCTTCATCAATGTCCAAACGAATGAAGAAAAACAAGCAGCCGTTACAGATAACCAAAGACCTGGGCCGCTGGAAACCCACGGATGACCTGCTGCTCATCAATGCTGTCCTACAG ACTACAGATCTTACGTCAGTTCATCTGGGGGTGAAATTCAGCTGTCGCTTCACACTGCGGGAGATTCAGGAGCGCTGGTACGCTCTGCTGTATGACCCTGTCATATCAAA GTTGGCGTGGCAGGCCATGAGACAGCTGCATCCAGAGGCGATTGCTGCTATTCAGAGTAAAGCTCTCTTCAGCCAGGCAGAAGAAGCCCTGCTCGCCAAGATCACCTCT AGCAGTCAGCCTAAGCTGGAGGTTTTTCAGGATCTGCTGAACAAGCACCCAAATGTGTTTTACCCATCCCGCACTGCTAAAAATCTGCTGGTGCACTGGCAGCTGCTCAAGCAGTATTATTTACTGGAGGATCAGAGTG TTCAACCTCTGCCTAAAGGAGAGCAAGTGCTGAACTTCTCTGATGCTGAGCAGGTGGTTGATGATGCCAAACTCAA GGACAGCAGAGATGAAGTCCTGGAGCATG AGCTGATGCTTGCAGACAGACATCAGAAGCGTGAGATCAGACAGCTGGAGCAGGAGCTTCCTCGTTGGCAGGTGTTAGTGGACAGTATCACAG GCATGAATTCACCAGACTTTGATAATCAGACGCTGGCAGCTTTACGTGGACGAATGGTCAGATATCTGATGAGATCTAGAGAG ATCACACTTGGTCGTGCTACTAAAGACAAGCAGATTGACGTAGATCTGTCTTTGGAGGGACCTGCATGGAAGATCTCCAGAAAACAAG GGAtcattaaactgaaaaataatggAGATTTTTTCATCGCTAACGAAGGCCGGAGACCCATTTACATTGATGGACGACCAGTTTTATCTGGAAACAAGTGGAAACTCAATAACAACTCTGTTATGGAG